One window from the genome of Desulfovibrio intestinalis encodes:
- a CDS encoding heme lyase CcmF/NrfE family subunit, whose translation MYVFAFALLLLALLTSLGGGGLALLQLWQGREDSLRIVEKAHVVISGALLLSSAILLHALFWYDFQVQYVASYTDRILPVFYRLTAFWAGQPGSMLFWALAVGVSGSLFACTRAYKNLSGSTRLWYWTFFYSIMGFFALILTSWSNPFILQSPAPADGNGLNPLLQNPGMIFHPPLLFLGYGGFTIPACLALAQALSGQASTEGAWYRISRPVIILAWLFLTSGIVLGAWWAYMELGWGGYWAWDPVENASLIPWLIGSAALHTLIIEDRRNKLGRVNVAMMALTTVSAFFATYLVRSGVIDSVHAFGDGGVGTPLTWFIIAGLVISLWVPLIAPKQGRPLAGLDSREGFLTLVAWVLLALAAIILVATMWPVISKLWASAPRGLDANFYNRVCLPLGALLMLMMAACPWLGWGGGLRNKNAFFAVVAVFVASGAAIWFMGFRQPTALLGAASAIAILTGILFQLADKSVRRQPNSLGALGAHLGMALMALGIAFSGPYKQESDLHFTVGQSQKLAGYTATLLELNEGTRPGYDYIAARVRITDKDGKDLGIVAPERRLYEKFGSMQFSEVDVIPSFGNEIYASLLGLDEDSHVVVKLSVEPLVNWLWIGGTIMSIVPLIGLRRRKQASAAEAAELAEDDDDDEAGANRRNGAA comes from the coding sequence ATGTACGTTTTTGCCTTTGCTCTCCTTCTGTTGGCCCTGCTCACATCTTTGGGCGGCGGCGGCCTGGCCCTGCTGCAATTGTGGCAAGGACGCGAAGACTCCCTGCGAATTGTCGAAAAAGCCCATGTAGTCATCAGCGGCGCACTGCTGCTTTCTTCCGCCATTCTGCTGCACGCCCTGTTCTGGTACGATTTTCAGGTGCAGTATGTGGCCAGCTATACCGACCGCATTCTTCCGGTCTTTTACCGCCTGACCGCATTCTGGGCCGGGCAGCCCGGCTCCATGCTGTTCTGGGCGCTGGCCGTGGGCGTCAGCGGCTCGCTTTTCGCATGTACGCGCGCCTATAAGAACCTGAGTGGTTCCACGCGCCTGTGGTACTGGACATTTTTCTACTCCATCATGGGCTTCTTTGCCCTTATCCTTACCAGCTGGAGCAATCCCTTTATTCTGCAAAGCCCCGCCCCGGCGGACGGCAACGGTCTGAACCCCCTGCTGCAGAACCCCGGCATGATTTTTCATCCGCCCCTGCTCTTTCTGGGCTACGGCGGCTTTACCATTCCCGCATGTCTGGCGCTGGCCCAGGCCCTTTCGGGTCAGGCGTCCACTGAAGGCGCGTGGTACCGCATTTCGCGCCCGGTCATCATTCTCGCATGGCTGTTCCTGACCTCGGGCATCGTGCTTGGCGCGTGGTGGGCCTATATGGAACTTGGCTGGGGCGGTTACTGGGCATGGGACCCGGTGGAAAACGCCTCTCTCATCCCCTGGCTCATCGGTTCCGCAGCACTGCACACCCTGATTATTGAAGACCGCCGTAACAAGCTTGGCCGCGTCAACGTGGCCATGATGGCCCTGACCACGGTTTCTGCCTTTTTTGCCACCTATCTTGTGCGCAGCGGCGTTATTGACTCTGTGCACGCCTTTGGCGACGGCGGTGTGGGCACGCCCCTCACGTGGTTCATCATTGCTGGCCTTGTTATCTCCCTCTGGGTGCCCCTTATAGCTCCCAAGCAGGGCCGCCCCCTGGCTGGTCTGGACAGCCGCGAGGGCTTCCTGACGCTGGTGGCCTGGGTGCTGCTGGCTCTGGCGGCCATCATTCTTGTGGCCACAATGTGGCCCGTTATCAGCAAACTTTGGGCTTCTGCCCCGCGCGGGCTTGATGCCAACTTCTATAACCGCGTCTGTCTGCCCCTGGGCGCGCTGCTCATGCTCATGATGGCGGCCTGCCCCTGGCTCGGCTGGGGCGGCGGTTTGCGTAACAAAAACGCCTTCTTTGCCGTGGTGGCCGTCTTTGTGGCCAGCGGCGCGGCCATCTGGTTTATGGGCTTCCGCCAGCCCACTGCCCTGCTTGGCGCGGCCTCTGCCATCGCCATTCTCACAGGTATACTCTTTCAACTGGCCGACAAATCCGTGCGCAGGCAGCCCAACAGCCTTGGTGCTCTTGGCGCGCACCTCGGCATGGCCCTCATGGCTCTGGGCATCGCCTTTTCCGGCCCGTACAAGCAGGAAAGCGACTTGCACTTTACCGTGGGGCAGTCCCAGAAACTGGCTGGCTACACCGCAACGCTGCTGGAACTGAATGAAGGCACCCGTCCCGGTTACGATTATATTGCCGCACGCGTTCGTATTACCGACAAAGACGGCAAAGACCTTGGTATTGTGGCTCCCGAACGCCGCTTGTACGAAAAATTCGGCAGCATGCAGTTCTCTGAAGTTGACGTGATTCCCAGCTTTGGCAACGAAATATACGCGTCGCTGCTTGGTCTGGACGAAGATTCGCACGTTGTGGTCAAGCTCAGTGTGGAACCGCTGGTCAACTGGTTGTGGATTGGCGGCACCATCATGAGCATCGTACCCCTGATCGGGCTGCGCCGCCGCAAGCAGGCCAGCGCCGCCGAGGCCGCAGAACTGGCCGAAGACGATGATGACGATGAAGCCGGAGCCAACCGCAGGAACGGAGCGGCCTAG
- a CDS encoding cytochrome c maturation protein CcmE, whose product MARKKNTGIYIVALLLFLGGVGYLTYSGFSENSVYFLNVSEARAATPEKLTSARLFGTVAPEGIEKTSAGTGVNFLLEDKDNASQTIAVRYSGTVPDTFKAGAEVIVEGGMDAQGSFVAKTLMTKCPSKYEKENRQS is encoded by the coding sequence ATGGCCCGCAAAAAAAACACCGGCATCTATATAGTAGCCCTGCTGCTTTTTCTTGGCGGCGTCGGCTATCTGACCTATTCGGGCTTTTCGGAAAACAGCGTTTACTTTCTGAACGTTTCTGAAGCCAGAGCCGCTACCCCTGAAAAATTGACCTCTGCCCGGCTTTTCGGGACCGTTGCGCCTGAAGGCATTGAAAAAACTTCGGCAGGGACGGGTGTAAATTTTCTGCTTGAAGACAAGGACAATGCCAGCCAGACCATAGCCGTGCGCTACAGCGGCACCGTGCCCGACACCTTCAAGGCTGGCGCGGAAGTTATCGTTGAAGGCGGCATGGACGCCCAGGGCAGTTTTGTGGCCAAAACGCTCATGACCAAGTGCCCGTCCAAGTACGAAAAAGAAAATCGGCAAAGCTGA
- a CDS encoding NAD(P)H-dependent oxidoreductase: MKTLVILSHPSFEKSVINKTWGQELKKHTDQFTVRHLEAIYPNSAIDAAAEQALVEQHGKLVLQFPLYWFNCPPMMKKWLDEVLTYGWAYGSQGKKLQGRKIALAVSAGVDANDYSSTGRYHYTLTEILRPFELSFSYCHADYRSFFAFYGTEQAEKEGTEYLPRVAQNAKDYVTFIKNM; this comes from the coding sequence ATGAAAACCCTTGTCATACTTTCACACCCAAGTTTTGAAAAATCGGTAATCAACAAAACCTGGGGCCAGGAACTGAAAAAACATACCGATCAGTTCACGGTGCGCCATCTTGAAGCAATCTACCCCAACAGCGCCATTGATGCCGCTGCCGAGCAGGCCCTTGTGGAGCAACACGGCAAACTGGTGCTGCAATTTCCCCTGTACTGGTTCAATTGCCCGCCCATGATGAAAAAATGGCTTGATGAGGTTCTCACCTACGGATGGGCCTATGGTTCCCAGGGAAAAAAACTGCAAGGCCGTAAAATCGCTCTGGCCGTAAGCGCTGGCGTTGACGCCAATGACTACTCTTCCACTGGCAGATACCACTATACCCTGACAGAAATTCTACGGCCCTTTGAACTGAGCTTTTCCTACTGCCATGCCGACTACCGCTCATTTTTCGCCTTTTACGGCACAGAACAGGCGGAAAAAGAAGGTACGGAATACCTGCCCCGCGTCGCCCAGAACGCTAAAGACTATGTGACCTTTATCAAAAACATGTAG
- a CDS encoding winged helix-turn-helix transcriptional regulator, protein MEEDTQLCCLTGVNVKDTGFGYTLSLIGGKYKMTILYWLAGKKVLRHNELKRAIGGISFKTLSVMLKELEGDGLVLRREYPQVPPKVEYSLTERGLSLIPVLDAMCYWGEKNRPDQPVKA, encoded by the coding sequence ATGGAAGAAGATACGCAGCTTTGTTGCCTCACGGGCGTCAACGTAAAGGATACGGGATTCGGCTATACGCTTTCCCTTATTGGCGGAAAGTACAAAATGACGATTCTCTACTGGCTGGCCGGGAAAAAGGTGTTGCGGCACAATGAACTGAAGCGGGCCATTGGCGGCATTTCGTTCAAGACTTTGAGCGTTATGCTCAAGGAACTTGAAGGAGACGGCCTTGTGCTGCGCCGCGAGTACCCCCAGGTGCCGCCCAAGGTGGAATACTCGCTGACGGAACGCGGGCTTTCGCTTATCCCTGTGCTGGATGCCATGTGCTACTGGGGCGAAAAAAACAGGCCGGATCAGCCCGTAAAGGCATGA
- the ppk1 gene encoding polyphosphate kinase 1 encodes MKDSAKMNNRELSWLCFNERILQEARDASNPLVQRLRFLGIFSSNQDEFIKVRVASLARLSRSRDPKKIVLMGGLSPQEALQRVNSKVGKAQTAFRETYESILAAMQEQGIRVRNETQLTPGQEKFCRDYFAQVINPQLVPLMLNKSANLPFLQDSHIYHAVKMQPASGTKNRYAIIRIPVSAECPRFVEMPSTAGCSDIIFVDDIIRLCLNDIFFMFNYAAISAYTFKVMRDAELTLDDDVSKSLIEKMEEGLEHRLRGRPVRLIYDQAMPQDLLNLLASKLSLKSGELDPGARYHMMRSLMNFPRVRPDLENRVMPPLEHPDIKPFSSILKVVKKKDILLHFPYHTFNHVVDFLGEAAIDPKVTDISISLYRTADHSRVINALVNAAQNGKKVTVFVELMARFDEERNVKTIDVLHQAGVRIIHGLRDLKVHCKLVLVERTEGRKKTGYVYIGTGNFNEDTARLYSDVGLLSANQNFAEDARSIFNFLGASHKPMTSKELVVAPHNMRSVFSRLIEAEIKNARAGKPAYIYVKLNSLTDESMINLLYRAGKAGVEVRLIVRGACCLKPQQPGLSDNIWAISIVDKFLEHARIIIFCNNDEEKVFISSADWMPRNLDRRLEVAAPVYCPQLAQTLRDIFAIQWSDNIKARVLTDTCANSYHAGLASIPCRSQIMLHDYYRHKAHLHSGGKPAPQAVASSLKERLAPSAATVTAAQATRTTAPASASCGE; translated from the coding sequence ATGAAAGACAGTGCCAAGATGAATAACAGGGAATTGAGCTGGTTGTGCTTTAACGAGCGCATACTTCAAGAAGCTCGCGATGCGTCCAATCCCCTCGTGCAGCGGCTGCGCTTTCTTGGAATTTTCTCCAGCAATCAGGACGAATTCATCAAGGTGCGTGTCGCTTCGCTGGCGCGTCTTTCACGCAGCCGTGACCCCAAAAAAATCGTGCTTATGGGTGGCCTCAGCCCGCAGGAAGCCCTGCAACGCGTCAACAGCAAGGTGGGCAAAGCGCAGACCGCCTTTCGCGAAACGTATGAGAGCATCCTTGCCGCCATGCAGGAGCAGGGCATTCGCGTGCGCAATGAAACCCAGCTCACGCCCGGGCAGGAAAAATTCTGCCGCGACTATTTCGCCCAGGTCATCAATCCGCAGCTGGTTCCCCTCATGCTCAACAAGAGCGCCAATCTGCCTTTTTTGCAAGACAGCCACATTTACCACGCCGTTAAAATGCAGCCAGCCAGCGGCACAAAAAACCGCTATGCCATCATACGCATTCCGGTCAGCGCCGAGTGCCCGCGCTTTGTGGAAATGCCCTCTACCGCCGGATGCAGCGACATCATCTTTGTGGACGACATCATCCGCCTTTGCCTCAACGATATTTTTTTCATGTTCAACTACGCTGCCATTTCGGCATACACCTTCAAGGTCATGCGCGATGCCGAACTGACGCTTGACGACGACGTGTCCAAAAGCCTCATCGAAAAGATGGAAGAAGGGCTGGAGCACAGACTGCGTGGACGCCCCGTGCGCCTCATCTACGATCAGGCCATGCCGCAGGATCTGCTGAACCTGCTGGCCTCCAAACTCAGCCTCAAGAGCGGCGAACTTGATCCCGGCGCGCGCTATCATATGATGCGCAGCCTCATGAATTTTCCCCGCGTACGGCCCGACCTTGAAAACCGCGTCATGCCGCCGCTGGAACACCCTGACATCAAACCCTTTTCGAGCATCCTCAAGGTGGTGAAGAAAAAGGATATCTTGCTGCACTTTCCCTACCACACCTTCAATCATGTGGTGGATTTTCTTGGCGAGGCAGCCATTGACCCCAAGGTTACAGACATTTCCATAAGCCTCTACCGCACGGCAGACCATTCACGCGTTATCAACGCGCTGGTCAACGCGGCCCAGAACGGCAAAAAGGTTACGGTATTTGTGGAACTGATGGCCCGCTTTGACGAAGAGCGCAACGTCAAGACCATAGATGTCCTGCATCAGGCGGGGGTGCGTATCATCCACGGGCTCAGGGACCTCAAGGTGCACTGCAAGCTGGTGCTGGTAGAACGCACAGAAGGCCGCAAAAAAACAGGCTACGTATACATAGGTACGGGCAATTTTAATGAAGACACGGCCCGCCTTTACAGCGATGTTGGCCTGCTGAGCGCCAACCAGAACTTTGCCGAAGACGCGCGCAGCATCTTCAATTTTCTTGGGGCCTCGCACAAACCTATGACCAGCAAGGAGCTGGTGGTGGCTCCGCACAATATGCGCAGCGTTTTTTCACGGCTTATCGAAGCGGAAATAAAGAACGCCCGGGCGGGCAAGCCAGCCTACATCTATGTCAAGCTCAACAGCCTGACCGACGAGAGCATGATTAATCTGCTTTACAGGGCAGGCAAGGCCGGAGTGGAGGTACGCCTTATCGTGCGCGGCGCGTGCTGTCTCAAACCCCAGCAGCCGGGCCTGAGCGACAACATCTGGGCCATCAGCATTGTGGACAAGTTTCTGGAGCACGCGCGGATCATCATCTTCTGCAACAATGACGAGGAAAAAGTCTTTATTTCCAGTGCAGACTGGATGCCCAGGAATCTCGACAGACGGCTTGAAGTGGCCGCCCCCGTATACTGCCCGCAACTGGCCCAGACCCTCAGGGATATTTTTGCCATCCAGTGGTCAGACAACATCAAGGCCCGCGTGCTTACCGACACCTGTGCCAACAGCTACCATGCGGGGCTTGCGTCCATTCCCTGCCGGTCGCAGATCATGCTGCACGACTATTACCGGCACAAGGCCCATTTGCACAGCGGCGGCAAACCCGCACCGCAGGCTGTTGCCTCTTCCCTGAAAGAACGCCTGGCACCTTCCGCCGCTACCGTTACGGCAGCCCAGGCAACCAGAACCACGGCCCCGGCCTCGGCCTCGTGCGGAGAATAG